In the genome of Thermodesulfovibrio thiophilus DSM 17215, the window GGCTTAGATCAGCAGCATATCTTGGAGCAGTTTTAAAAATACCATATGAAGAGGCTGGTTTTTATGTGGCAAAGTTCAGCCAGGCTCTTGGCATTTCCCAGAAAGATCTTGAAGACTTTATGGATGTGGTTCAAAGGCTTGGGCATCTTGGCGTTAATGCTTCAGAAATGCAGTATTCCTTTTCTAAATTAAGCGGCGCCTTAAAAATACTTGGATGGCAGGGGCTGGAAGTCAGCAAGCAACTCGCACCGATTGTTGGCAGGTTCGTACAGCTTGGATATTCAGGTGAAACAGTAGGACATAACCTTTCTAATTTATTTCTGGCTTTCCTGGATTCAGGAAAACTGGATAAATTCAATAAAGAGCTTTCTCAATATGGAATTCATCTTGACGCAATAGATAAAAAAACAGGACAAATTAAAAAGCCTGAAGAATTAATTGCAGAGATTGACAAGATCTCTCAAGCATATAAAAGGGGTATTCTTTCACAATCTGAACTATTTGAAGCCCTCAGTAAACTTACAGGCGCAGGCGGTGAAGACCTTAAAATGCTTGCAACGCTTGTAACAGAAGGGATAGAGGGATATAACCAAATGAATGAAGCTATGGCAAAGCAGGCATCTCTGACGAAAAGAATTGAGACAGTATCTTCATCTCTGAGAAATGTATGGGAGGCCTTTACTGGAACTGCTCAAAATCTGTTTGCTTTGATTGGATCTTCTCTTGCGCCAGCTCTAAAAGGGATTGCGACCACATTAAACTACTTTACTGATATGCTGAGCGATTTTTTTGAAGAACATAAAACACTTGCGAGCATACTTGGCTGGACAGTGGGAATTTTAGCAGGAGTATCAGGTGGTTTTGTAGCTCTTGGAATAGTTATTACGGCTTTGCTCTTTCCTCTGAGAATTTTTCTCACTACCATTCAAATAGTGGGACCGGTGCTAAGTGGGCTGACGATATTAATAAAGACATTAAGCAGGACGGCAATTACTGCTATAGCGTCCATGTCTAAAGCCATGTTTACCACTCCTGTGGGCTGGGTCATAATGGGCATTATTGCTTTGGTTGCAGCTGGTTATTTACTGTGGAGAAACTGGGATAAAGTAAGCAAGGCTCTTGTATCGGCATGGAACTGGCTTAAAGAGAACTGGGGAAAAATATTAGGCCTTTTTCTCTGGATTAATCCTATCACAGCACCAATTAAAGCCTTAAATGAGCTTTATAGGAAGATTACGGGTATGAGCCTTTTTGATGCAGGCAGAAAACTTATCGAGACTCTCCTGAAAGGGATTTTATCTGTGGCAGCAAA includes:
- a CDS encoding phage tail tape measure protein, producing the protein MENIFSLAILFKAVDNVTASIRNIQNSTKVLSADVERATSKFKLFGEKIKSLENTATSFQSMVGAAAWTGAFAGTMKSFGELEDASLSLKSTFMEAGGVIPEVFQQVDSEAKKLGAELPGTSADFYKLASVMRQLGIEGDVLANGGLRSAAYLGAVLKIPYEEAGFYVAKFSQALGISQKDLEDFMDVVQRLGHLGVNASEMQYSFSKLSGALKILGWQGLEVSKQLAPIVGRFVQLGYSGETVGHNLSNLFLAFLDSGKLDKFNKELSQYGIHLDAIDKKTGQIKKPEELIAEIDKISQAYKRGILSQSELFEALSKLTGAGGEDLKMLATLVTEGIEGYNQMNEAMAKQASLTKRIETVSSSLRNVWEAFTGTAQNLFALIGSSLAPALKGIATTLNYFTDMLSDFFEEHKTLASILGWTVGILAGVSGGFVALGIVITALLFPLRIFLTTIQIVGPVLSGLTILIKTLSRTAITAIASMSKAMFTTPVGWVIMGIIALVAAGYLLWRNWDKVSKALVSAWNWLKENWGKILGLFLWINPITAPIKALNELYRKITGMSLFDAGRKLIETLLKGILSVAAKPVEAVKAIAQKIRNLLPFSPAREGPLSQLHRIKLIETIAQSIKPAPLLTALKQTFEPMKAIVQPLFQPIKQTFEPMKAAGVSGVNITVNLGGVNITGQATEKEAKDIVSIIQKEVERTLSRIETAKFRRSY